The window GAATTTTGAGACTGTGTACATTTCCTCCATAGATTCAAAGCTGATCATAAAACCTCCTGGCAAAAGGAAGGGGCACACatgcttttttaaacaaaatatctCTTAACAGAGTGAATACAATAGAGCTGTTATAGTTCCAGTGAGCAGCAAATGTTTAGACGGGGTGGAAGTGGTGCAGGTGGGAAAGGTAAAACAAAAATCTCTAAATGATTTATCCAGCTGCCCTACAGCATAAAGCCTTCTTTTAAATGAGGAGAAGAGCTTAAAGTGTCCTAAATATCAGTTTAGGGATTCTTATCCaggattttccatttttcaccaAAGTATCTTACACTGCTCTGAGTAAGTTACACTGACCCTCCTCTCTACACATACCTACAGTCACAatggatgaaataaaaatgaaatcatCCCTGacagaacagcagaagcagTGTTTGGGATATGGTGACCTCCTTTGAGCTTGAAAGTGACAGTTCCAAATAACCCAGCCTTGAAATTTAGCAAATTCGTTTATAATTCAACATTATAAACTaggaaaactattttaaatttaattcttCACTCATTTTATTAGCAGTGAAACTAATTTTATAACTGTCTTGTAATATTGCACTTGTGCTATATTGACTATATCTTTCTGTAATAAATAACTTCATAGAAGCTTCTGACATTCAATTTTTGCAGAGAAATCCtttaagaaatgtttctttgcGAACTTCAAGCAATTTGGCAAACTGAAGACTGGCACTGTTTGAGTGTCTGGCTTGCTGTAATTATGATTAGTAGcaagaaaagaacaggaagagaGGGTCACTGATTATTTTCACTGCCTCCAAGTCAGCCGTTTCCAtctacttttgccatttcactTTGCAGTACCGAAGATGTTCTGGTTCTGGTTTTATCAGCCTCTCCATCTTCTCATGGTGGCTTGTTTGTGTCATTCCATGAAAGCACCCATCACCAGTTCCCGTCAGAGCTTCAACACAGATCTCTTCAATTTCTACCACTCCCTGATACTTGCTGATGGTAAGGAAACTACAGTTCACCTGCTGAAGGACATACCTAAGAGGTAAGAGCAAATCAATCAGTTCTAGTTTCAGATACTTCTTATGACACTGATAGCTGCATGCTACCAGTACAAAAATTGCTATGCATGTGCAAAGCTCTATCAGTGTACACTGGATTTCCAGAGAAATGCTCCACTGATGTCATGCTTAAGTGTCATCACATTGCCCAGAATCTGGAATGAGCCTCTGAGATGAAGTTTAGATTCGTATACGTACTTCAGGCAGCTTTCTGTGGTGGTTGTCAGAGCAGTAGCAGAGCTGACACAAAGTGGGTGGGCTCCAACAGTAAACAGTTGTATCACAAACAGCCTGGATTTGGAACTGCAGCATATCAGTAGTTTTGTGTTCACTgtacaataaaataattttagctAGCAAATTAACTATCCCCCAAATCACTAGAATATCTGCATGGACTCATTAAAAGATGTCTGCCGATGTCCTGCATGCTGCAAGTGTTGAATGGCACAAAAGCTTGCTACAATCAAAAGAGTTTTGCAGACAGACATTCCTTCACTTCCCCAAGGTATCTACAATGTTTTCTGCCATATCTAGATATGTAGATGATCTAGATATTACAACTGGCACTGCATCTGGGGTAGAAAAGACCAATTTGCTTGTTTGGGAAGACATGCACTTTAAGTGGTTTAATCAGACTCCACTTTGGACAGTGACCAACATTTACAGATTTTGACAGACACCCAAGAGGAGTGGGCATGGAGCAGAGGGTGAGCCAGATGGCTCAATCTTCATAtgcatttcagagaaagaaaccaGAACATGGCACATGTTATATAATGTGACGATGCTCACAAGAGCAAAACTAGGAGCTCTCCCTGTTAAAAGAGAGTATTGAAATCTcaaagaaaagttaatttcaTTGTGCTCTTGTGGCATAACATTAAGATTGCAATCAGGAAGCCAAACCCCTTTCAGTTTAGCATGATCAGGTAAGGACCTTATGAACCCCAGAGCCATCCAAACAGGAAACCCAGAGATGACAAGTTTTGGCTTAAAGTAAAAGACTCAAGAATGTGAAACTGTTTCCAGTGAAGCTTGACTGTGGCCCAGTATACATATCCTGAAAGTAAGCCAGACCTCAAGGCTCACATAATCTATCCATAATGACTAGGCTTGTCTCACTACTGAATAAAACCCCTTGAATTGCCTTCATTTAACTGCAGAGTGAGTGACACAAGTGGAAACATTTCTGTATCTGTATACAGTCCACATAcaccaaaacaacagaaataaacagaaaaccaaaggaatGAGGCAGGAGGCTGGAATCAAAACCTAACAGAGTAGAAAGATGTCTCTTCGTACTGCTTACATGCAGCAGCTTCTGTCATGAAGGCAAGTAGTTTAGGACTGGCCTGTTCCAAAAGTGCCACTGATGTCTGATAATGTTCAGGACTGGCTAAAACCATTCTGTTACACCCACTTTGTCTGATACCCAGGAAGATCCAGGTATGTAAGCACATATGAGGGAAGAAAGGCTCTAAGAGGTTTCACTGGACTCCAGTAAGGAAATCCTGGGGAAAAGCATACCAAACTCCCCAGAGCTAGCCAGCTGGTAGTTATCTAAAAGTCATTCAGTTTAATCACATCCATCATCCAAAATAACCAGGTAAGCACTGagataatatatataatatataatacaaTAATATATCTTAAAGTGGGAAAAATATTGCCTATGGTAAGTGGATAAACCTTTCAGCAAATATTTgtggattagaaaaaaaaacacacgAAGTATTCTTCCCACAGCTGACGATTTCAGACATTCATAATCCCCTTGTGTTGATGAACCTCAAGTAACAAGTCATTTCTACCTACAGTGGAGTGATCCACACCAGAACGGCTTATTCCAGGGAATCTCGGGTAGACTTGAATTACCTAACACTTTCCCTCTGGTTTTAATCTACATTTACAGGTACTACTTTGCTTtggaggaaggcagagctcTTGAACCTTTCACAATAACAGTGACCCCCTGTGATGTTCCCATTGAATGGAGCATACTTGTGCACAAGGCTTCAGCAAGTTTCCTTGGAAAAGCAGAACGAGGTAAAACCTTCAGTCTGCCTAAACAGAGACAAAGAAAGCATAAGCTATTCTTAAGGAGTTGTGTTACAGGAAATTCCCTGCAAGCTTAAACAACTCATGCTTTCCTCTCCTGTAAACTGACATGGGCTGAAGAGGACATCTCTGTCTTCATGAGTAAAGCATGGGGGCCCATGGGATTTTGGGGTAGAGGCAAGTAAATTCAGGATTAAATGCCAAAGTCTAAATCTAAAATTAATATCTGGGAGAAACCCTGTGTCTTCAGGGCTCCACAAATACAGATCAGCTTCATAAACCATTTGTACTGGCCCAGACTTTCCTCTGCTGCCTCAGCTCTTTTTCTGTGGCTCAGGCCACTTCAACCTATCATTTTGCTCCCTACAGCAATGCAGAGAAGATTTggcagtttatttttcttggaatACTATCTACTATGGCAGTGGGCATTACGCTGCCATTAGCTTAAAAGGAAATTCCATTCTCTTTCGTGATttcttgaattaatttttcaaactgaaatcTGAAAGCTGCCCTTAACAAGTTCTTACCTGTCAGGCAGGTACAGCTTACTGAGGAGTTCAGATATGTTCccttgaagagaaaaatcttccttCTTCACAAGAGATGATGacacaaaactaaaccaaagcaaaccccTTCCACAGAAAGTATGAGTCTCCTTGAAGTAAAGTACACGAAGAGACAGCcattggaagaagaaaattatagGGACATCAGGGATAATTCAAGTCAAGCTTTTGCAAGTTGTGGTTTTATAGTTATTGTCCTTTTGAAAACATAATCCTACAACTGCACTGCTAAAATAAAAGctagttaattttaattttaataaattgcTAGtagcaaaaagcatttttagttATAAttgttttcaagaagaaaatatgatGTTCCCTGACATACGAACAATAAAAGCTATGCAGTGTACTTTATTTCAcatctgtttaaagaaaaagctacaAGTCTGCTTTTTGCCTGCAGGTGATCATGGCACAGAAGAGGTCTCAATGTTTCAGAAGGCTCCAAGCATGGTGTCCACCATTTTTAACTATAAAGGAAATTCTGTAGAGACTTATATGGGTATGTCTTCTCATTCTGCCCTTTATATGCTAGAGTTCTTATCCACTGAGCGAGACACGCATATTACTGTGTACTTAACAACTGACACAACATCTGGGCACCTCTATCCAGAACTTCCAATGGATCCACGGATAGATGTTATTGGCATTGGGCATACAACTGTGACTCTAACCTGGAAACACAGTCCCTCTGTCTTGCAACATAGAGATAACATTCAGTACTGTCTTCTGGTTAATGAAAAGCACAACTATAAGAGCTTATGTGCTGCTGAGACAGCAATCAGATCCTCTGGAATGAAACTGCCACCTACATTAGCTTTGTCTCTCTCTCCGTACCTTCTTGAACCGCAGCAAGTGATGATATTGTCCAAAAGCGAATTGAGCATCATTAACAAAGTGAGTAGTGGGGAAGTCAGGCAGATATGCATAGGTACCAAGAACACTTACACAGTGCCCAATCTCAGTCCCAGTACCCAGTATTACTTTGACGTTTTTGTTGTCAATCTCCTCACAAACGCTAGTGCTGCTTACACTGGGACATTTGCAAGAACCCTGGAAGAACCTGAACCTAAGGTGAGAGAGCTGAAAGATGGGAAAATGATTCAGGTTGTCCTGGatgggaaaaagcagaaattctaCAGCCTGCAGTACCAGGCAAGGCACAAGAAAATACAATTCACCTTTCAATTGTGTCGTGGCCAAGTACAGGTTCACATAACTAAGAATGGTAAACCAGTGGCATCAGAAAACATCTCAGGGCTGAGGTATTTCTCACTGAAGGGAAAGCTGCTGGACACGTATTTGGTGCAGCTTAGCTCCACAGAGGAGTCTAACTCTTCTGTGAAAGTACAGGTGTCGACCCATTCCCACAAGCCCTTATTCCCACTTCTTCCAGACAGCTTAAAAATCAAGTCCTTCAGTAAACTGAGGACCTGCAATTCTGTCACTATTGCCTGGCTAGGAACACAAGAGAAGAGTAAGTACTGTGTGTACAAGAAAAGGATTGAAGAACATCAGGTCTGGACAGAACTGCAGAGTGCGGACAGGTGCTCTGGGCCTGAATCTCGACCCAAGTCAGAGAAAGTGCTGTGCAAGTATTTCTATGACATAAATCTTCAGCGAGCTGTCACCACAGAGACCATCAAAGGGCTGGATGCAGGGACACTTTACCTGTTTGATGTATATCTCTTTGGGCCATCTGGCATCCCCATCAGATATCACAGCAAAACTGTGAagaccagaaaaaaatgttgaaggttttaaagaaatgttttgcagtGAATGAATGAAGACTATTATCAAAATATATGCCAATCAATACCGGAGCTTGTGCAGCTTAAATTATGCTGACACACAAAAGATTTAAAGCTGTGAGATTCTAAGGAGGAAATCTCATGTTTGTCTAGATCATTATGCTTATTTTTGCATCTTCTTTCCtgtttaagatttttttttcctcccagctgACTCATTCAGACATTGAAAACAGACCTGCAAAACAAATCTGTGCACATGGAAATAAAACACCCACAATGGCACTCATGAGAATTGGATTGGTTACCTAAAAAGCCTCTGAAATCCAATACAGAAGTGATGGGAAATACCTCTCAAGAAACACACATCATTATTTTAAAGTCCCGGAGAGTTTTCTACCTTTTGTAACTGCATCACTAATGAGGAACTGAGTGACACCACAAGTCAAGCTGCTTTTGAGAAGCTGAACTTCCCCACTACTTCAACAGGGATggagacaaaaaagaaattaataaaaggaATTGAACTGGTTTAGAGCTCAATGCCTTCAGTAAAGCAGGCTGAAATACATCTTCCCCTATCACCTGCATGCTTGCTTGGCTTTCATTTCCATAGAGAAAAAATGCTTGCTTAGAAACAGACAACATTCAGCCCAGGAACTGGCTCTGAATCCAGCTTTCCTAAGAAACATACAAacacactgctgtgctgctgtccatTGAGGAAAGCAGCATGTAAGGAATCTGGCCACAGAAATGGGGTCTTTATCCATAGTCTCTGATATCAAACCTGTATCTATTACTCTGTGACTCCTGAGTGTAATATACTCACTTTTTATATCCTTAACCCAGCCTTTATCAATGAATGAATTGCTttaggaaaaattaaatgtgcttttgtattaaatatcatagaaggaaaatatttgtagtAAAAATCCTGACAAGcactttttttgttgtcttttttccttgatTACCCACCTCAGATGACGAGACAGGataaagaaaatctgaaaacaaaaaccaaaccagcaacTCATAAAAGGCTCCTTATGCTCAATTTCAATGatcagcagaaaatattttgaacgTAGGCTCCTGGGAAGACTGGGATTTACATATAAGGAGATATGATAGATCCACTGACCCAGAGGTTAACAAAGATACCTTGTTTACcataattctttttcctctacAGTTACACTAAACAAAGATACAGATGACTAATtctattaatatatatttcagAAGTTCACTTGCAATTCTTTGTCATCAGTGTTTGTAGTTTACGCTGAGGTAATAATTATCACCTCCCAGCATGCTCAGATGCACTTCATAAGGACTGAATCAGTCCTCTGTACAGAGGATCATGCATTTCCTTCTCCAAAGTCTTCATAGAATTGTGCACCCTGTATAGTGCATGCTATACATTAGCAGACTCACTAGCCCAGAAGGGTTCTGGCATTCACACAGGATCAGCTGCAATATCTGGGCTTTGGCTAGGCTTTACATTCCTGCAGGCACTACTCTGGAGTGAGCAGTGCCATGGCAGAAGCTGTGCAGTTTGTGACATCCTCTCCACACTCCACAGGCCTTTTGGCTAATTACACAGGCTGGCAGCTGCACTGCCTTCTTTCCAAGGCAAGCCCTCCCTTCACCACCCAATCACTCCTGCAAACTTCctcattttcctgcttgttggtctttttcttaatttgcaTGAAATTCACTTCTTTAGGAAAGACTACAGAAAGAATACAAAGCTATCAGGTATCCTGATGATCCACACTGCTCAGGGACTCCATTCTGTGCCACCTCACAGGATGAGGACTGATGGTTACAGCTGAGTCACATGAGAGGTCATCATGCACTCACATAGTCTGAGCTCAAAGAGCAACAGATGTTATCCTCACTTGGAAATCTTCatgttttattctgctttcCTCCTCAGTTTCAAGCATCTCTATTCTGGGTGAACTTCACTTAGATGCCCTACGAATGACCATAGTAACAACCATAATACTAATAGAGGAGGAACAGGAAGATCTGTTTAACTGCAGATGCAATATATTCTTAATCCACTGCCATCAGCTGGTCAGAGAATTAACCCTTGCTTTTGCCCTTTGTAgacaaaagccacaaaaatgtCACTTGTAAGAGGAAGACACATGGGCACCTTGCCTGATACCAGTGCCTCTAAGAAAATACACCTTTCATAACAGAACTGACTTTAGACTTCTCAGCAAAACTTTGGTTTAAGGCTGTAGGCAAGAGGTTTTGAGGAAGGGCTAAAAGGAGAGTCAGGAAGAGGGCAGAAGGAGAGCTGAGCCATCAGAGGTGAGCAGCAAAAGCTTGGTGTAGCACTGAGCTGACTGACAGTCACTATCTGCAGGGAAAAAGGTCAACAGATATTTCAGGAGGACTGTGGGAAGAGCCAAGAgattctcctcctcctcccagctttACCAGCTCCCCTTCACCCCTCCCTCACTCACTACTGCCACACATAGACTACTGACTGAGGCAGAAACCAGAGGGGAGCTTTGAAGACCTCGatttcctgctcctgcagcctgggctgtgacACAGGCAGAGCAATAtctattgctgctgctgggagagctgATGCTCGTCCCTCACTCACAGGAGAAGCTGCCAGCCACACATAGCAGTACTTCCAACAGCAAAGGCCCCTGCACATGGGAGGGAGAGCCTGGCTATAGAGAGAAGTATGCTGTGCTGTCACAGCCCATCGCCTCTAATATaagcagagcaggcagcctgcCCTCCAGGTATCAGCCCACTTCACCTACGCGTGCAGTCAGCCACAGTCTGTAATACAGaccccaggagcagcagagaacatTCCTCTCTGTTGATCTTTCTACCGTGTTTCTGTATGTGTGCACCAGACTGCAAACCTGTTTTTAACTCACTCTTGCCCATACCCTGCTTATGAGGCAGCCTTTGtgttaaaagttattttaagtTGGGTGCCACTTTGATGACTTCTGTCCTGGAAGTGAAGTTTCAGAGCCTTGTCCACAACAAAACCATAGGCGCTGAATTATGACATTGGTGCTCTTCCTGCGCGCTACCATCTGCACCTGTGTGGAGATCTGTCTTCAACAATCAGAAGTCCTTCTTCAAAGCAGTTTGGCATCTTTCCATCTTCTTGCCTTCCCATTTGACTAGTGCTTGCCTGCTGCATTCTGATTATACGTAGTTCCCAAGCCACATTTACCTCCTTCCTTAATGCTTTCTGCAGTCTTTCTTACTGGATTTCTAGGGAAGCCCACTTCCTTCTGCCCAGCCTGCCCTAAGCTGTCATCAGTTCTTCCCATCTGCTACCCATCCCCATTGAATCTGAGTCACATAGAATGTGCAGAGAGATATCTTCATGAAGAACATTTCAAGAgcaatgttttgcttttgtggatCATTTAAAGTTCTCAAAATTGTTATCATCAGGCTAAAGTATTTTTCCTAGTGTTCAGTGGTAGGTGCCAGTATTTGTGTGCTTCCAGCTATCACAGCTCAAGACCTGTCACAGCTGAGATCAAAGCCTGAGGCCATATATCTCTTCCCAGCATTTTTACAGAATTGCTCCATTGCTAAGCCACCACTCCAAATGGGAAAATGGcgtgtcacagaatcatagaatagttagggttgaaaaggattgtaagatcatctacttccaacccctccaccatgggcagggacacctcacactaaaccatatcacccaaggcttcatccagcctggccttgaacactgccagggatggagcattcacaacttccttgggcaacccattccagtacctcaccaccctaacagtaaagagtttcttccttatatccagtctaaactttccctctttaagttttaacccattaccccttgtcctatcactacagtccctagtgaagagtccctttccagcatccctgtaggcccccttcagatactggaaggctgctatgaggtctccatgcagccttctcttcttcaggctgaacagccccaactttctcagcctgtcttcatatgggacgtgctccagtcccctgatcatcctcatggcctcctctggactt of the Melopsittacus undulatus isolate bMelUnd1 chromosome 4, bMelUnd1.mat.Z, whole genome shotgun sequence genome contains:
- the LOC101872802 gene encoding protein NDNF-like, translated to MFWFWFYQPLHLLMVACLCHSMKAPITSSRQSFNTDLFNFYHSLILADGKETTVHLLKDIPKRYYFALEEGRALEPFTITVTPCDVPIEWSILVHKASASFLGKAERGDHGTEEVSMFQKAPSMVSTIFNYKGNSVETYMGMSSHSALYMLEFLSTERDTHITVYLTTDTTSGHLYPELPMDPRIDVIGIGHTTVTLTWKHSPSVLQHRDNIQYCLLVNEKHNYKSLCAAETAIRSSGMKLPPTLALSLSPYLLEPQQVMILSKSELSIINKVSSGEVRQICIGTKNTYTVPNLSPSTQYYFDVFVVNLLTNASAAYTGTFARTLEEPEPKVRELKDGKMIQVVLDGKKQKFYSLQYQARHKKIQFTFQLCRGQVQVHITKNGKPVASENISGLRYFSLKGKLLDTYLVQLSSTEESNSSVKVQVSTHSHKPLFPLLPDSLKIKSFSKLRTCNSVTIAWLGTQEKSKYCVYKKRIEEHQVWTELQSADRCSGPESRPKSEKVLCKYFYDINLQRAVTTETIKGLDAGTLYLFDVYLFGPSGIPIRYHSKTVKTRKKC